One Rhododendron vialii isolate Sample 1 chromosome 2a, ASM3025357v1 genomic region harbors:
- the LOC131317518 gene encoding uncharacterized protein LOC131317518, whose translation MVDVDPVTPLIQKNQAEGKGDKSPSGAPIKPTSGHGKRTTSRDRPLTIQDDSKNKEGRTATGSTRRSKSHRREDSVAHSRSVHNNENSLDNKRQKIKEYARLIKKREHEIRQLERIREHPEDSGLSRGHSRGDKGAMVKYKVAPSHGRSRSRGLSPKQKRASSRKRRSMSPSRQRFSPRKWRSRSRSSSPNDGTRKHHRDKYERPEFDWNGAGAHKTKEQEDGTMSAREAARQALSNIAASPFARRLQGCTTAEQSEARCVHPLRDECRPRCSHTSLPSGYVHACWG comes from the coding sequence atggtggatGTAGATCCAGTCACACCGCTTATTCAGAAGAACCAGGCTGAGGGGAAAGGAGATAAATCCCCATCGGGTGCCCCCATAAAGCCTACTAGCGGGCATGGCAAGAGGACGACCAGCAGAGATCGTCCCCTGACCATCCAAGATGACTCTAAGAATAAGGAGGGCAGAACGGCTACAGGCTCCACGCGAAGGAGcaaatcccatcgaagggaaGATTCGGTTGCACATTCGAGGAGCGTGCATAATAATGAAAACTCCCTTGATAATAAGAGGCAGAAAATCAAGGAGTATGCTCGATTGATTAagaaacgagaacatgagatccgACAGTTAGAACGGATCCGAGAACACCCCGAGGATTCTGGACTCTCACGAGGACATTCTAGAGGAGATAAAGGGGCTATGGTAAAGTACAAGGTAGCTCCTTCACACGGAAGGAGTAGGAGTAGAGGTCTTTCTCCAAAGCAAAAGAGGGCTTCTTctcgaaaaagaagaagtatgAGTCCAAGCAGGCAAAGGTTTTCTCCACGAAAATGGAGAAGTAGGAGCCGAAGCTCCTCGCCTAATGATGGTACTAGGAAGCACCACAGGGACAAGTATGAAAGACCTGAATTCGATTGGAACGGGGCTGGGGCCCATAAGACCAAGGAACAAGAAGATGGGACCATgtctgcacgagaagcagcaagGCAAGCCTTGAGTAACATAGCGGCTTCCCCCTTTGCAAGGAGGTTACAGGGATGCACGactgccgagcagagtgaagcacgatGCGTTCATCCTTTACGAGACGAATGCAGACCCCGTTGCTCACATACATCATTACCatcaggctatgttcatgcatgttGGGGATGA